TGAAAAATTGAAATAAATGATAAAATTTAAGTATTTTGGAGCTGGCGGGATTTGAACCCGCGTCCAAAATTTCTATAAATAAAGATACTACATGCTTAGTTTTTCTTTATATTAAATTCTTTTCCTAATTTAGAAAAACTTATTTTAGGAGTATAGCTTAAAAAAATTTTTACGTGTTATTATTAAGCTTTTTCACGTTTTCTCTTTAATTAATGACCTTTAGTAGTTTCTCGTTATAAAAGAGATAATTTTGAGAATAAAGGGCATTTTACAGTTTTTTAAGCTGCTAATGCGTAGTTTTGTTTATTGTTTGTAGCTATTGTTTTACGGCTTTTTTACGAGGCAAACCGTTCCTCGGCATGCACTTTATTTTTTTGATAATCTTGTCGAATCCAGAACAGCCCCATATTTCTAGATTAAAAATAAACTAATTCATTAGTATTACAAAAAAAAATAAAGTTGTCTATAAAATATTTTTAAAGTATTTAAACTTAAAAGTCATTTCTAATATTTTTTATATTTATAAATTTTATAATGGAGTAAAGTATGGATGTAATTCAAAAAATAGAACGTCAAATTAAAGATAATATTATTTTAATTTACATGAAAGGAACGCCTAGTGCTCCTAGTTGTGGTTTTTCTGCTCAAGCTGTGCAAGCCTTATCAGTATGTGGAGAAAAATTTGCATATGTAGATATATTAGAACACACAGATATTAGAAGAGAATTGCCTAAATATGCAAATTGGCCTACATTTCCTCAATTATGGATAGATGGTGAGTTAATAGGAGGTTGTAGTATTATAATGGAAATGCTTCAAAATGGAGAATTACAGAAGTTAATAGCTAAAACAACAAATAAATATAAGAAATAAAATGTAATTTATCTAACTATTTTTAAAAAAGATATGACATTTTTGGAAAACAAAACTATTATTAATGTCATATCTTTTTGTAATGATATAAATTTTATAAAAAATAAAATAATATTTTAATTTTTTAAAAAAATGTTGTTATTTTTTATGTCAACTGGCCATCCACCTAAGTATTTCCAACGATTAACTAATTCACAAAAAAGATTTGCAGTTTGTAAAGTATCGTAAAGGGCAGAATGAGCTTGATTATTATCAAATGTTAATCCAATAGCCTTGCATGCTTTAGCTAGAACTGTTTCTCCGACAACTAATGCACTTAGTGCTGCTGTATCAAATGTAACAAATGGATGAAACGGATTTTTTTTAATTTGAACCCGTTGTATTGCTGCCATTAAAAAATTATGATCAAAACTAGCATTATGTGCAACCACAATACCTTTTCTACAACCTTCTGTTTTTATTCCTTGTTTAACTGTTTCTAATATTGATTTAATTGCTAATTTTTCACTAATAGCGCCACGTAATGGATTAAATGGATCAATTTTATTAAACGCAATAGCATCGGAATTAATAATAGATCCTTTAAACGGTTTAATATGAAAGTGAAGTGTATTTGCTTTATGTAACCAACCTAATTTATCCATTTTTAACGTTATCAAAGCAATTTCTAATAATGCATCGGTTTTCGGGTTAAAACCAGCTGTTTCAATATCAATAACGACAGGATAAAAACTTCGAAATCGATTATTTAATAAATTAAAATCTTGCGTTGTAGACATTTACATCTCATTTAAAAAGTATCGTTTTTATTTAATAAAATTAATTTTTATATTTATTATGATTCTTGTTTATTATGCAGTAATTGTACTATAATTTAATATAATATTTAAAATCAAATTTTTAATTTAATTTTTTTATATATATATTTTACATTTAAATAGGAAAATAAAATGAGTTATTCTTTACCTGTAATACCTTATTCATATGATTCTTTAGAACCTTATTTTGATACAGAAACAATGAAAATTCATCATACAAAACATCATCAAAATTATATTAATAACACTAATGCTATTTTGAAAGATACAGCTTTTTCTGCCCTTTCAATTGAAGAGCTTATGTCTATATTTAACGAAATAAGTTTAGAAAATAAAAATTCATTGCGAAATAATGCAGGCGGACATATAAATCATAGTTTTTTTTGGGAATCCTTAAAAATTAATACTGTATTAAATAGAAATATAAAATTAGAGTTAGATAAAAATTTTGGAAGTTTTGAATCTTTTAAACATCAATTTGAAGAAATTGCTATGAAACATTTTGGCTCAGGTTGGGTTTGGTTAGTTAATAAAAATGGTAAACTTGATATAGTATCTACCATAAATCAAGATAATCCATTAATGGGTAAATTAATATCAAATACTTATGGTGATCCTATTTTAGGTTTGGATATTTGGGAGCATGCGTATTATTTAAAATATCAAAATAAAAAATTAGATTATATTAAAGCATTTTGGAATGTGGTAAATTGGGATAAAGTTGATAGTCGTTTGCAAAAATAAAATTTTATATTTAAAAACATATAATATACCTATATTATATGTTTTAATAAAAAATTTTAGAAAAATTTAAAGGATTATTTTTGAGTATTATTAAAATGATTGTAGGACTATCTAATCCTAAAAATAAATATCATAATACACGTCACAATATAGGTTCTTGGTATATTTATTCTTTAGCTAAAAATTTTAACACTCTATTAAAAAAAGAAAAAAAATTTTTTGGTTTTGTTGCTTCTATTGATATATATTCAAATAATATTCGTTTGTTTATACCTAATATTTTTATGAATATTAATGGTAGCGCAATATATAAAATAGCTTCATTTTATAATATTAATTTAAATGAAATATTAATAGCACACGATGACTTGGATTTAGAATCTGGACAATCAAAGCTAAAATATAGCTATGGACATAGTGGTCATAATGGTTTAAGAAGCATTATTAATATTTTTAATAAAAAAATAAATTTTTATAGGTTTAGGATTGGTATTGGCCGACCAAAAAATAAAAAAGACATATCATCTTTTGTACTTTCAGCTCCTACAACAACAGAAATTGATTTAATTAATATATCTATTCAATATGCTATAAAAGAAACTCTTATATTATTGAGTAATACTTCTTAATTAAATAAAAATTATTTTATTATCTTAACATAAAATAAAGTTATTTATTTTAAGGATATAAAAATATGGGTTTTAAATGTGGTATTATAGGTCTTCCTAATGTTGGAAAATCTACTTTATTTAATGCATTAACTAAAGGAAATTCTGCAATTGCAAATTTTCCATTTTGTACTATCAAACCGAATGTTGGAATAGTTTCAGTTCCTGATATTCGTATCGATGAACTTTCTAAAATTGTTTCTCCTAAGAAAATAGTAAATGCATATATAGAATTTGTAGATATTGCTGGTCTAGTTAAAGGAGCATCTAAAGGTGAGGGTTTGGGTAATCAATTTTTAAGTAATATTAGAGACACTCAAGCTATTGCACATGTTGTAAGATGCTTTAAAGATGATAATATCAGTCATATTTATAATGAAATTAAACCTGCAAATGATGTAGATATAATTAATTCCGAGCTTATATTATCTGATTTTGATACTTGTGAGAAATCTATATCAAGATTAGAAAAAAACTTAAAATATGATATAAAAGAAACAGAAAAAAAATTAATTGTTTTAAATAAATGTATTGATCATTTAAAAAATTTTTTAATGCTTAAAACTTTAAAATTAAATGAAATAGAAAAAAAAATAATTAGTAACTTTCGGTTTTTAACTTTAAAACCAACAATGTATATTGCAAATATAAATGAGAATAAAGAATCTTTGATTTTTTTAAATGAATTAAAGGAAATAGCAAAAAAAGATAATTCTTTAGTTGTTCCTATTTCTTCAAATTTAGAATTAGATTTGATACAAATGGATAAAAAAGAGCAAAAAGATTTTATGCAAGCTTTTAACATAAGAAATTTAGGATTAAATCAGATAATTGAATACGGTTATAAAATACTTGATTTAATAACATTTTTTACAGTTGGAATTAAAGAAATTCATGCATGGTCTATACCTAATGGTAGCACGAGTATTCAAGCGGCTCATAAAATTCATAGTGATTTTAGTAAAGGTTTTATTCGAGCACAAATTATTAAATATGTAGATTTCATTCAGTATAAAAGTGAAATTAAAGTTAAAGAAATGGGTAAATGTAAAATTGAAGGAAAAGATTATAAAATTAAAGATGGTGATATTGTTAACTTTTTATTTAACATTTAAAAATTATTTAATTGTTTAATATTATAATATTCTTTATTTTTTATTAGAGAGGGAAGTTGTCCTCTCTAATTTTTTAGTTTTTATTTATTTAGTAAAAATTCTTTAAGTTTATTAAAATCTGGGTTTATGTTATAGGATAATAATGGTAAATTAGTTCTACATTTAATTTCATTTGGTAAATCAATACTGTTTTTTAAAATTTTTTCAACAGTATCTTTGAATTTAGATGGATGCGCTGTTCCTAAAAATAAACCGTATTCATTTTCTTTTAGTTGATCATTTAATAATCGATATGCGATTGCGGCGTGTGGTTCAGAAACATATCCTAGTTTAAATAGTTCTTTAATTGTTTCTTTAGTGCTATTGTCTGATACACTTCCGAATCTTAAATCATTTAAATCCCAATTATTTCTGCGAAATAATTCTTCAATTCTAGGCCAATTATTTGGTTGGCTTATATCCATAGCATTAGAAATCGTAGATATAGTTTTTTTCGGTTTCCATTTTCTATTTTTTAAAAATCTTGGAACAGTATCATTTACATTTGTGCAAGCTATGAAAGATTTGATTGGTAAACCAAGAGATTTTGCTAGTAATCCAGCTGTTAAATTTCCAAAATTTCCACATGGAACAGCTATAACTAAGTTTTTTTGTTGTTCTTCTGTAATTAATGAAAAAGCTTCAAAATAATAACATATTTGTGCTAATAAACGACTGATATTAATAGAATTAGCGGAATTTAAACCTATTAATTCTTTTAATTTTTTATCATCAAAAGCTTTTTTAACTAAATTTTGACAATCATCAAAACTACCATTAACTGATATAGTTGTTATATTTTCTCCTAGAGTGCAAAATAGTTTTTCTTGTAAGAGACTAATTTTTCCTTTCGGATATAAAATAATTACTCGAATATTTTTCATTTTATAAAATGCATGCGCAACTGCAGCTCCAGTGTCTCCTGAAGTTGCAGTTAAAATAGTAAAAATTTCGTTTTTTTTCTTTAAAGAAAAGATCATTTGAGCCATAAAACGGGCTCCAAAATCTTTGAATGCTAGTGTTGGACCATGAAATAATTCAAAACAACTTATATTTTTATTAATTGAAATTTTTAATGGTTTTTTAAACGAAAATGCTTTTTTTACATGTTTATATAATGTTTTTTTAGATATTTCACTATCAATAAATTTAGAAAGTATTTCGGCACTTCTTGTAATAAAATCCATTTTTAATATTTCTGATAATTCAAAAGGTGTAATAATTGGTATTTTTACTGGAAAAAATAGTCCTTGTTGTTCTCCTAGTCCAAGTTTAATAGCAGTTTCAAAATTAACTTGTTCGTTATGATTTTTTAAATTGTACAGTTTCATTTTTTATCCTATTTTTCGAACACCTTTTGTATCTATATAACAAATATGAACAAATCCTGTTTTGTTTTGTAAATAATTTTTTTTAAGCCATAAAGATATTTTTTTCGCTATTTTAATGTTTTCTGAAACAGCAAAAATAGTTGGTCCTGAACCAGATATACCACAACTTATAGCTCCTAATTTTTTAATTTCTTCTTTATTTTTAAAAAAATTAGGTAATAATTTACTACGGTATGGTTCTGCGATAAATTCTTTCATACATCTTGCTGCTAAATTGGATTGTTGAGTATATGATGCATGAATAAAACTAGCTAAATAACGACTATTTTTTACACAAATGTCTTTTGTGTATTTTTTAGGTAAAATTTTTCTTGCTTCTGCAGTAGATAATTTGACTCCTGGCCAGGCTACTATCCAAAACCAAGTTGTAAAATTAGGTATTTTTTGACTAATTATATCAGAATCTTCTAAGATTAATTGAAGACCTCCAAGATAGGATGGAGCAACATTATCGTAATGAATACTTCCTGATATTTCTCCTTCCACTTCTCCCATAAGTAATAGTAATTCTTTTGAGTTTAATGGATTTTTAAAAATTTCATTAATTGCAACTAAAGCAGCAACTACAGAACAAGCACTAGAGCCTAATCCTGATCCAATAGGTAAGTTTTTTTCTAAAACTATAGAAACTGGGATATTTTTTTTTATTACTTTACAAAATTTAGACCAACATTTCCAGACAATATTTTGTTCTTGATTTATAGGTAACTGATTAGAGAAGATTCCTTTATTAAGTAACTGAAAATTTTCTGATAATTTTATTGTTATACAATCACCTAATAAATCACCATTTATTGGTTTAATAGCTGCACCTAAAATATCAAACCCAACTCCAACGTTACCAATAGAAGCTGGTGCATAAATTTTAATCATTACTGTACTCCACACTGACGTTTATAATATTATACGTAGTAGGTCGGAAAATACTCCAGAGGCAGTAACATTGTTACCAGCACCATATCCTCTTAATACAAGAGGAATCGGTTGATAATAATTCGTATAAAATGTCAGTGCATTTTCACCATTTTTTACTTTGTATAATGGATTATTACTATTTATTTCTTCAATCTTTACTGAACATTTTCCTCCTTTTTCTATTGTTCCAACAAAACGTAATACTTTACCTAAATCTCGTGCTTTTTTAATTCTTTCTAAAAAAGGAATGTCCATTTCTTTTAATTTATATAAAAATTCTTCAGTATTTTTACATTGTTTAAAATACTCAGGTAGTATTGGTTCAATTTTAATATCTTCTAATTCTATTTCATATCCTACTTCTCGTGCTAAAATTAATAACTTTCTAGCCACATCTATTCCTGATAAATCATCACATGGATTTGGTTCTGTAAAACCTAAATCTTTAGCTTTTTTAGTAGCATCTGATAATAAAATATTTTCTTCTAATTTTCCAAATATAAAAGATAGTGAACCAGATAATATTCCTTTAAAACAAATTAGATTATCACCTGTATTAAATAAATTTTGTAATGTTTGTATAACAGGAAGTCCTGCCCCAACATTAGTTTCATATAAAAATTTTTTATCTTCTTTTAATGCAGTAGTTTTAATTTCATTATAATATTTTAACGAACTAGTATTAGCTTTTTTGCTTGATGTGATAACGTGAAATCCTTTTGAAAAAAAATTAACATATTGTTTAGATAAAATTTCATCAGAAGTACAATCAATTAGAACAGAATTTAAAAAATAATTATTTTTTAATACTGTGTTTAATATTTCAAGATTAAATTTTTCTTTTGATTCTTTAAAAGCTGTTTCCCAATTTTTTAAATCAATTGAATCATCTAAAAATAATATTTTTTTAGAATTAGCGATAATACGAATTTTTATTTCTATATTTTTTTTTGCTAGAAAATTCTTTTGTTTTAATATTTGTTTTATTAATGATTTCCCGACTCCACCTATTCCAATTAAAAAAACATTTATAGTTTTTTGATTATGAAATAATGCATTGTGAACAATCTGCATACTTGTTAAAATTTTCTCTTTTTTAATTACTAAAGATATAGAATATTTTGAAGATCCTTGTGCAATTGCAAGAATATTGATTTTAGATTTTCCTAAAGAAGAAAAAATTTTTGAAGCAATATCGTATTTTTGAGAAATATCAAATCCAATTACAGATAATATAGATAAATTTTTAATTATATTGATATTATTTAAAAAATTTTCTTTTAATTCTATTTTAAATGATTTACTTAACAAAATAAGTATTTTTTGTGTTTCTTTTTCTAAAGTACAAAAACTAAAATTATTTTTTGATGATGATTGAGTAATTAATATAATATTAATATTTTCCTTTTCAAGTAGGTTTAATATATGAACAATGCCGTGATTTTTTTGTTTTAATAAATCACCAGGTATTGTAAACATTACAACATCATCTATATTGGTTACACCTTTTAAAATATTTTTATTGTTACTTTTTTCACAAATTAATGTGCCTTTGGCTTCGATATTAGAGGTGTTTTTAATAACACATGGTATGTTAAATTTCTTAAGTGGTTTAATAGTACGTGGATGTAATACTTTTGCTCCAAAATAAGACAACTCCATTGCTTCTTCATATGATATTGATTTTAATAAAAAAGTATTAGATATTTTGTTTGGATCTGAAGTAAAAACACCATCAACATCTGTCCATATTTCGCATAATTTTGCGTTTAAACAACAAGCTAATATTGCTGCAGAATAGTCTGATCCATTACGCCCTAATAATACTAGTTCACCTTTTTTGTTTCCTGAAATAAAACCGGGCATTAAAATAATATTATTGCTATTTATAGTCATTTGACTAATTCGTTTTTTAGATTCATTAATACTAACTGTAGAATTTAAAAAACTTCCGGTAGATATAATATTTTCAATAGGATTTATAACAGTAACTTTATGGTTTCGAGATTTTAATATATTTTTCATTATACAAATTGAAAGTATTTCTCCACGAGACATTATAATTGCTTGTATATTTTCAGGGTATGTTTTTAATGATATAAAATCGTTTATTATTTGTTTTAATTTATTAAATTCTATGTTTATTATTTTTTTGGTTTCTTCATATAAAAAGCAAGATTGTATTTTTGTAATTGTTTGTATTATTTTAATGAATATGTTTTCTGCAAATTTAATTTGGTCTAATATTTCGTTAATTTTAATATTTTTTTCAACGATGTTAACTAGATAATTAGTTATTTTAGCTGGAGCAGAAAGAACTATTGCAACTTGTTCATTATTTTTGTTTTTTTCTATAATATTAGCTACACATAAAAATTTTTCTGCATTAGCTAATGAAGTGCCACCAAATTTTAATAGTTTCATGTTTTATGAATCCTTAAATTTATTTCATAAAAAATTTTTATTATTTATAATTAATTTTTTTATTAAAATATATTACCCCTACATTATATGTGAGTTTATTTATAGCAAATTAGAATAGTTATTCTACTGTGATAAGATTATAAATAGATATTAATATTTTTTATTTAATACCTTGAGAGGTAAAATTAGTAAGTGTTTAAGTTAATTTAATTATTTTATTAGGCAGTTTTTAATAAGAATCAGATTTTTAATTGAAAATATATTTAAATTTTTTATTATTAGTATAACTTATATGTTATGAATTTTATCATAAATTTAGTTTGTCTTTTTTAAAAGTATTAGAAAAAATGATTTATTAACAATTTTTTATATTCATAAATAATTTTAAATAATAAGATTATTTATTAAGATATTTATTTTAATATAATACAAGATACATATTTTTAAGACATATCATAAATAAAAAATAATAAAATAATATGTAGAGTATTTAATTATAATTTTTAAATACAATAATTTTTATAACATAATGATTATTATTATTGCAATAGTTTAAAAAATAAATATTTTAATTTTTAATTAAGCGCTTAAATATTTTTTGATATTAATACTTTTTATTTTTGATAAAGATCAATTAGATTATTTTTAGTATAATAAAACTATAATTTAAATTAAAAAATTAATTAATATTATGAAACATACTATTAAAGTTATTTTTTCTGAAAAAGAATTAGATATTCGTGTTCGCGAATTAGGACGAGAAATTACTAAAAAATATAAAAATAGCACAAATAAAATGATATTAATTGCTCTATTAAGAGGTTCGTTTGTGTTTATAGCAGATTTATGTCGGAATATTAAAATCGAACATGAAGTTGATTTTATGACTACTTCTAGTTATGGACGTGGAATTATATCTAGCGGAGATGTAAAGATTATAAAAGATTTAGATGAAGACATTTATAATAAAAATGTTTTAATCGTTGAAGATATCATTGATTCTGGAAAAACTTTAAGTAAAGTATTAGGTATTTTAAAACTTAGAAATCCAAAATCTTTATCAATTTGCACGCTTTTAGATAAACCTGAATGTCGTGAAGTTAATATTAATATTGATTTTGTAGGTTTTTCTATACCTGATGAATTTATGGTGGGCTATGGAATAGATTATGCTCAATGTTATCGTTATTTACCATACATCGGTAAAGTAGTTTTTAAAAAATAAAAAATTTATTCTTAATTTAGTAATGTAAATTTTTTATTATCGATTAAACGAGTAGAACCTAACCAAACAGATGCAAGAATTATGTTTTTTTTATTTTTTTCAGAAAAATCATCTAATGTTTGAGAATTATACACATTAAATATATCCACTAGAAATCCTTTTTGTATTAAAGACATCTTTGCAAGATTTATAGTTTGGTGTAATTTTTTTCCATTATTTTTTAAGATAATATTTATTGTTTTTCTTATAATTTTATATAAAAAAGATGCTTTTTGGAGCTCTATATTAGTTAAATATTTATTCCTGGAGCTAAAAGCTAATCCATTTTTTAATCGAATTGTAGGTAAACTAATTATTTTTATTGGATAGTTTAATTCTTTAACAAAAGTTTTTACTATTAATAGTTGTTGATAATCTTTTTCCCCGAAAAATGAAAAATTAGGTTGTATTAAATTAAACAATTTTCCAATGATTGTTGTTACCCCTATAAA
This region of Buchnera aphidicola (Aphis craccivora) genomic DNA includes:
- the thrC gene encoding threonine synthase, with the translated sequence MKLYNLKNHNEQVNFETAIKLGLGEQQGLFFPVKIPIITPFELSEILKMDFITRSAEILSKFIDSEISKKTLYKHVKKAFSFKKPLKISINKNISCFELFHGPTLAFKDFGARFMAQMIFSLKKKNEIFTILTATSGDTGAAVAHAFYKMKNIRVIILYPKGKISLLQEKLFCTLGENITTISVNGSFDDCQNLVKKAFDDKKLKELIGLNSANSINISRLLAQICYYFEAFSLITEEQQKNLVIAVPCGNFGNLTAGLLAKSLGLPIKSFIACTNVNDTVPRFLKNRKWKPKKTISTISNAMDISQPNNWPRIEELFRRNNWDLNDLRFGSVSDNSTKETIKELFKLGYVSEPHAAIAYRLLNDQLKENEYGLFLGTAHPSKFKDTVEKILKNSIDLPNEIKCRTNLPLLSYNINPDFNKLKEFLLNK
- the hpt gene encoding hypoxanthine phosphoribosyltransferase, giving the protein MKHTIKVIFSEKELDIRVRELGREITKKYKNSTNKMILIALLRGSFVFIADLCRNIKIEHEVDFMTTSSYGRGIISSGDVKIIKDLDEDIYNKNVLIVEDIIDSGKTLSKVLGILKLRNPKSLSICTLLDKPECREVNINIDFVGFSIPDEFMVGYGIDYAQCYRYLPYIGKVVFKK
- the pth gene encoding aminoacyl-tRNA hydrolase, with translation MIVGLSNPKNKYHNTRHNIGSWYIYSLAKNFNTLLKKEKKFFGFVASIDIYSNNIRLFIPNIFMNINGSAIYKIASFYNINLNEILIAHDDLDLESGQSKLKYSYGHSGHNGLRSIINIFNKKINFYRFRIGIGRPKNKKDISSFVLSAPTTTEIDLINISIQYAIKETLILLSNTS
- the thrB gene encoding homoserine kinase, with translation MIKIYAPASIGNVGVGFDILGAAIKPINGDLLGDCITIKLSENFQLLNKGIFSNQLPINQEQNIVWKCWSKFCKVIKKNIPVSIVLEKNLPIGSGLGSSACSVVAALVAINEIFKNPLNSKELLLLMGEVEGEISGSIHYDNVAPSYLGGLQLILEDSDIISQKIPNFTTWFWIVAWPGVKLSTAEARKILPKKYTKDICVKNSRYLASFIHASYTQQSNLAARCMKEFIAEPYRSKLLPNFFKNKEEIKKLGAISCGISGSGPTIFAVSENIKIAKKISLWLKKNYLQNKTGFVHICYIDTKGVRKIG
- a CDS encoding Fe-Mn family superoxide dismutase, which gives rise to MSYSLPVIPYSYDSLEPYFDTETMKIHHTKHHQNYINNTNAILKDTAFSALSIEELMSIFNEISLENKNSLRNNAGGHINHSFFWESLKINTVLNRNIKLELDKNFGSFESFKHQFEEIAMKHFGSGWVWLVNKNGKLDIVSTINQDNPLMGKLISNTYGDPILGLDIWEHAYYLKYQNKKLDYIKAFWNVVNWDKVDSRLQK
- the thrA gene encoding bifunctional aspartate kinase/homoserine dehydrogenase I — protein: MKLLKFGGTSLANAEKFLCVANIIEKNKNNEQVAIVLSAPAKITNYLVNIVEKNIKINEILDQIKFAENIFIKIIQTITKIQSCFLYEETKKIINIEFNKLKQIINDFISLKTYPENIQAIIMSRGEILSICIMKNILKSRNHKVTVINPIENIISTGSFLNSTVSINESKKRISQMTINSNNIILMPGFISGNKKGELVLLGRNGSDYSAAILACCLNAKLCEIWTDVDGVFTSDPNKISNTFLLKSISYEEAMELSYFGAKVLHPRTIKPLKKFNIPCVIKNTSNIEAKGTLICEKSNNKNILKGVTNIDDVVMFTIPGDLLKQKNHGIVHILNLLEKENINIILITQSSSKNNFSFCTLEKETQKILILLSKSFKIELKENFLNNINIIKNLSILSVIGFDISQKYDIASKIFSSLGKSKINILAIAQGSSKYSISLVIKKEKILTSMQIVHNALFHNQKTINVFLIGIGGVGKSLIKQILKQKNFLAKKNIEIKIRIIANSKKILFLDDSIDLKNWETAFKESKEKFNLEILNTVLKNNYFLNSVLIDCTSDEILSKQYVNFFSKGFHVITSSKKANTSSLKYYNEIKTTALKEDKKFLYETNVGAGLPVIQTLQNLFNTGDNLICFKGILSGSLSFIFGKLEENILLSDATKKAKDLGFTEPNPCDDLSGIDVARKLLILAREVGYEIELEDIKIEPILPEYFKQCKNTEEFLYKLKEMDIPFLERIKKARDLGKVLRFVGTIEKGGKCSVKIEEINSNNPLYKVKNGENALTFYTNYYQPIPLVLRGYGAGNNVTASGVFSDLLRIIL
- the rnt gene encoding ribonuclease T, coding for MSTTQDFNLLNNRFRSFYPVVIDIETAGFNPKTDALLEIALITLKMDKLGWLHKANTLHFHIKPFKGSIINSDAIAFNKIDPFNPLRGAISEKLAIKSILETVKQGIKTEGCRKGIVVAHNASFDHNFLMAAIQRVQIKKNPFHPFVTFDTAALSALVVGETVLAKACKAIGLTFDNNQAHSALYDTLQTANLFCELVNRWKYLGGWPVDIKNNNIFLKN
- the panC gene encoding pantoate--beta-alanine ligase, which produces MRIIKTTDALYKTIQFLKKKQKKLGLVPTMGNLHKGHIKLILLAKKYADIVIVSIFVNPMQFDNLLDLKKYPQTFIEDCLVLKNEKVDILFAPKISEIYPDGLKMHTYIQVPKLSKIIEGKSRPGHFIGVTTIIGKLFNLIQPNFSFFGEKDYQQLLIVKTFVKELNYPIKIISLPTIRLKNGLAFSSRNKYLTNIELQKASFLYKIIRKTINIILKNNGKKLHQTINLAKMSLIQKGFLVDIFNVYNSQTLDDFSEKNKKNIILASVWLGSTRLIDNKKFTLLN
- the ychF gene encoding redox-regulated ATPase YchF; translation: MGFKCGIIGLPNVGKSTLFNALTKGNSAIANFPFCTIKPNVGIVSVPDIRIDELSKIVSPKKIVNAYIEFVDIAGLVKGASKGEGLGNQFLSNIRDTQAIAHVVRCFKDDNISHIYNEIKPANDVDIINSELILSDFDTCEKSISRLEKNLKYDIKETEKKLIVLNKCIDHLKNFLMLKTLKLNEIEKKIISNFRFLTLKPTMYIANINENKESLIFLNELKEIAKKDNSLVVPISSNLELDLIQMDKKEQKDFMQAFNIRNLGLNQIIEYGYKILDLITFFTVGIKEIHAWSIPNGSTSIQAAHKIHSDFSKGFIRAQIIKYVDFIQYKSEIKVKEMGKCKIEGKDYKIKDGDIVNFLFNI
- the grxD gene encoding Grx4 family monothiol glutaredoxin, translating into MDVIQKIERQIKDNIILIYMKGTPSAPSCGFSAQAVQALSVCGEKFAYVDILEHTDIRRELPKYANWPTFPQLWIDGELIGGCSIIMEMLQNGELQKLIAKTTNKYKK